TCACGGCAATATTGTTGAGGATGCGCGGACAAACAGTCTGATTGTTACAGATATTCATTCAAGATTTGCAGTGATTGAAAACACTATTGCAAAACTTGACATTTCAATTCCTCAGGTAGCGATTGAAGTTGAGATGCTGGATATTAATCAGAATGTTTTAGATGAATTAGGTGTTAAATTTGCCAATGCTGATCTTTTGAGCTTTACAGGACCTTCTGCGGAGACTGACTTTCTCTTTAATAAAAATCGCGCTAATGCCCCAACTAGTCAAGAAACGCATTTTGGCATCTTGAGCGCAGAGCGTTTAATCCTTACTCTAGAATTATTAAAGACACGCACTGATACTAAATTTCTGGCTAGGCCTCGCCTGTTAACACTTTCCAATGAGACATCTGAGATAAAGATAACCGCTGATGAGGCTATTGGCGTTACTACTGAGACAGCGGCAGCGGGTGGTACTACAGGTTCAATAACCGAGACTGCCGAAAGAGCAGAAACCGGTATTTCATTGCGTGTTACGCCACAGGTAAATATTACAAGTGGCGAAATTATAATGCTTTTAGAGACAAAGGTTATTGAGGCAAAAACAGGGTCAATAACCCTTGGCGGAAATATATTAAAGGACCCGGAGGTTCGTGGCACTAAGTCCATAGTAATGGTTAACGATGGAGAGACTGTTGTAATCGGCGGATTGATTCGTACTACTGATTCCCAGACAAAGAAGAGGGTTCCTTTTTTGGGGGATATTCCTTTTCTGGGAGCACTTTTTCGTCATCGAGAAGGTGATACAAAGAATCGCGAGCTGATTATCTTTATTACGCCACGCGTTGTCAAAAGCGGCGGCGTTCCATTAATACAATCTGCCGGACGGTTTATTAACAATGAGCGTGAACAAGGGCCATTGGGTTCTTCCTCTGATGAGGTTGATAAGGCTCTTACAGAGTTTGAAGAACGTAATGATCTATGATGTAATTTGAGGTGTGAGTAAATGGCCAAGCCCAGATTAAGATTAGGTGAACTGCTTGTAAAGGAAGGAATCATTACTAAAGAGCAGTTAATGAAAGCAGTGGATGAGCAGCGAAAGTACGGCGGCTCAAGAATTGGCGAGGTTTTAGTGCAGTTGGGCATGGTTAGTGAGCAGGACTTGATTGCTACGCTGGGCAAACAGCTGGGGATTTCCTATGTTACTTCCGGTACTGGCTTGTTGCGGCCGGCAATTAACCAGGGACTGGAAAGATTGATTTCCAAGGATTTTGCCATTAAGAATGTAGTGCTGCCTCTATCTAAAAATCTTAATTCCTTGACCTGCGCAATTTTCGATCCATTAGATTTAGTTTTATTAGATAACCTGCGTAAGATTACGGGGTGTGAAATAAATTCAGTTATTGCTACAAAGCCAGATATACTAAAAGCAATCGAGGAGTTTTATGGAAAGGTAGATCTACTTAAAGAGGCAGTAAAGGAATCCTATATAGATACAGGTCAGATTGATGAGGCAGATGCTGATTTGAATGAAGATGAGTTGAGTCTGGACACATTGATTGCCAAGGCAGAAGAGGCCCCTGTAGTAAAGTTAGTTGATTTGATAATCCGTCAGGCAATCGATGAACGCGCCTCAGACATTCATATTGAACCCTACAAAGAGAGGATAAGTTTAAGATATAGAATAGATGGAGCGCTTTATGACATTCCGCCTCCAGCTAAACATCTGCACCTTCCTATTATTTCCAGGATAAAAATTTTGGCTAAGATGGACATTGCAGAGAAACGCCTGCCACAGGACGGGGCTTTCATGGTACGCTCTGAAAAGCGCGCCATTGATTTAAGGATTTCTACTATACCTACAGTTTATGGCGAGAAGGTGGTTATTAGGCTACTTGATCGCAGTCAGCTTCCCTTGGAGCTGACACAGCTGGGCCTTGAGCAAAAACAATTAGAAATATTTCGCCAGGCTATAAGTTCGCCTCATGGAATGATTTTCCTGACTGGTCCTACAGGTAGCGGAAAAACAACGACTTTATATGCTGCCCTAAGTGAGATAAATAGCCCTCATAAAAATATTATTACTGTTGAGGATCCGGTTGAATACCGTCTTGACGGTATAAGTCAAGTCCAGATAAAGCCCGAAATCGGTCTCACATTTGCTACTGCCCTACGTTCATTTTTACGTCAGGATCCTGATATAATGATGGTGGGAGAAGTAAGGGATTTGGAGACTGGACGTATCTGTGTGCGTTCGGCATTGACAGGCCATCTTGTCCTAAGCACCCTGCATACAAACGATGCCCCTTCAGCAATTACGAGATTGGTTGATATCGGCGTAGAACCCTATCTTTTAATGCCAGCCTTGTTATTAGTTGTGGCCCAGAGGTTAGTGCGCAAATTATGCCCTGACTGCAAAGAGGCATATGAGCCGTCCGGGGAGAAGCTGGGAAATACTAAACTCAATGCTGATCTTATCTATAGGGCTAAGGGCTGCGAGAAATGTAATCAGATTGGCTATCGTGGCAGGGTTGGCGTCTATGAAGTTATGAGTATTAACGAAGAGATTTCTCATTTTGCCTTGGAAGGAGTAGAAACTGCAAAGATTAGGGAGGCATCAATAGCTAACGGCATGAATACGTTATGGGAAAATGGCCTGAAAAAAGTTGAAAAAGGCATTACAAGTCTGGAAGAGATAATGGCAGTGGTAGTTGAAGGATAAACAAATGGCTAAGTTTATTTACACAACAATTTCAAAGGCCAGCAAGAAAAACAAGGCCATAACTGAGGCTAAAAGCGAAGAGGCCCTGCTGGAGAAACTCCAGTCTCAAGGGCTTACTGTAATAAGCATTGTTCCTTATCAAGAAGGGACCAGGGTGACTAAACCTGAAGAGGCAAAGTCAGAAGCTGTAAAGTTTAGGGCCAAGCCAGTAAAAACTCATAGAAGAGTAAGGTTAACTGATTTAGTTTTATTCGCACGTCAATTAGCGACTATGCTTAGCGCTGGAGTAACGCTGCTTAGATCCTTGGAGGTTATATCTGTCCAGCTTCAAAGCCAAAAATTAATAAGGACGATGGCGAAAGTAAAAAAAGACGTTGAATCCGGAAGGAATTTTTCTGATTCTCTGGCAGAATATCCTGATGTTTTCTCTAAGCTCTGGGTTAATCTCATTCAGGCAGGCGAGGCAAGCGGAAATCTAAACACTGTATTAGAGCGTCTGGCAGATTATATCGAGGCACGCGCTGAGTTTAAGTCCAAGATTACCACTGCTATGATTTATCCTTTAATTCTGCTTGTAGTTGCAACCGCGGCAATTTTAGTTTTTACAATTATAATCATTCCTAAATTTACGTCTATATTTCAAACCTTTGATATAGAACTTCCCTTGATTACTAAGGTGCTAATTGGCTTGAGTAATTTTTTAAGACATGGTATAATTTTTCTGATACTTGGCGTTACGGTACTAATAGCGCTCTTTAAAAATTTTATTAAAACCAAAGACGGTAAAAGGATTTACGATAGGTTTAAATTGCAAATGCCGCTTCTTGGCGAATTTATACAATCTGTTCAGGTTGAAGGCTTTGCTTCGGAAATATCCATGCTTTTAGAAAGCGGCGTTCCTATTCTCTATGGTTTAGAGATTACTCAGCAGAGCATGGAGAATTCACTTATGGAAGAGGCCGTAGGAGAAATAAAGGATTCAGTGCGCGCGGGTCAACCACTTCATACCCCAATGGAAGAATCAGGATTGTTTTCGCCTATGGTTAGTCAGTTGATTGCAATTGGCGAGGAGATCGGAGAACTACCCAAGATGTGCAAGCAGATCGCCATTTATTATCAGAACTATATTAAGACTTTTGTTACGCGATTTACAGCAATGTTAGAGCCAT
This window of the Candidatus Omnitrophota bacterium genome carries:
- a CDS encoding secretin and TonB N-terminal domain-containing protein, which translates into the protein MKNLKGNYRIKMLSIGIVVYLSLFLFVPKIYSDDLPAWQNIIFEDETQKISMDFKEANLKDVLKIFSQQAELNFIASSAIEDRKITLYLNNVPVDEALDKLLRANNLGYERDSYSDIFIVRDKGESAIETETRVFYLKYARVPSSRLSREIESAASDTEDASGGTSASNEFNIVEAIRRLLSLHGNIVEDARTNSLIVTDIHSRFAVIENTIAKLDISIPQVAIEVEMLDINQNVLDELGVKFANADLLSFTGPSAETDFLFNKNRANAPTSQETHFGILSAERLILTLELLKTRTDTKFLARPRLLTLSNETSEIKITADEAIGVTTETAAAGGTTGSITETAERAETGISLRVTPQVNITSGEIIMLLETKVIEAKTGSITLGGNILKDPEVRGTKSIVMVNDGETVVIGGLIRTTDSQTKKRVPFLGDIPFLGALFRHREGDTKNRELIIFITPRVVKSGGVPLIQSAGRFINNEREQGPLGSSSDEVDKALTEFEERNDL
- the tadA gene encoding Flp pilus assembly complex ATPase component TadA, yielding MAKPRLRLGELLVKEGIITKEQLMKAVDEQRKYGGSRIGEVLVQLGMVSEQDLIATLGKQLGISYVTSGTGLLRPAINQGLERLISKDFAIKNVVLPLSKNLNSLTCAIFDPLDLVLLDNLRKITGCEINSVIATKPDILKAIEEFYGKVDLLKEAVKESYIDTGQIDEADADLNEDELSLDTLIAKAEEAPVVKLVDLIIRQAIDERASDIHIEPYKERISLRYRIDGALYDIPPPAKHLHLPIISRIKILAKMDIAEKRLPQDGAFMVRSEKRAIDLRISTIPTVYGEKVVIRLLDRSQLPLELTQLGLEQKQLEIFRQAISSPHGMIFLTGPTGSGKTTTLYAALSEINSPHKNIITVEDPVEYRLDGISQVQIKPEIGLTFATALRSFLRQDPDIMMVGEVRDLETGRICVRSALTGHLVLSTLHTNDAPSAITRLVDIGVEPYLLMPALLLVVAQRLVRKLCPDCKEAYEPSGEKLGNTKLNADLIYRAKGCEKCNQIGYRGRVGVYEVMSINEEISHFALEGVETAKIREASIANGMNTLWENGLKKVEKGITSLEEIMAVVVEG
- a CDS encoding type II secretion system F family protein, with product MAKFIYTTISKASKKNKAITEAKSEEALLEKLQSQGLTVISIVPYQEGTRVTKPEEAKSEAVKFRAKPVKTHRRVRLTDLVLFARQLATMLSAGVTLLRSLEVISVQLQSQKLIRTMAKVKKDVESGRNFSDSLAEYPDVFSKLWVNLIQAGEASGNLNTVLERLADYIEARAEFKSKITTAMIYPLILLVVATAAILVFTIIIIPKFTSIFQTFDIELPLITKVLIGLSNFLRHGIIFLILGVTVLIALFKNFIKTKDGKRIYDRFKLQMPLLGEFIQSVQVEGFASEISMLLESGVPILYGLEITQQSMENSLMEEAVGEIKDSVRAGQPLHTPMEESGLFSPMVSQLIAIGEEIGELPKMCKQIAIYYQNYIKTFVTRFTAMLEPLMIVFMGIIVGVMVIAMYLPIFQMSTGGSF